A genomic segment from Candidatus Poribacteria bacterium encodes:
- a CDS encoding HlyD family efflux transporter periplasmic adaptor subunit, with protein sequence MRRHSTRRRRPARYERSTTTRSRSARLTGPSASAPRIVGRACFMTRLRAAVILVVGVVAVAGGGWYAANVLAQGKPKDDSKQRTEVVKSAPFVVKIRETGTLEALLSVNVKSNVEGEIKQLLVHEGDLVIAGQPLIQLDDRQLREQKNQADAGLLAAQAQWEQAKRNVGLTDIQQNSALAEAEDSQRIAGAALEAAQRTTVQQLTSAQLEITSSGAALEQERIGVEQAKIALTQAELAADTAKSQQDSAKVSLTNAQAEVSRMRELYSKKFVSKSQLESAEASYASAKTAHEQAIKNVATRAEAVRSQEQALAAARSSLQNRESVLKYQRENLDTLERSREAFERQAELQLATADTRLKRVLDSVDPEKENSKSALTTAYSNLLRAQSTLKTVNEQLGWTRIVAPVSGTIIQLVVEEGEIVVSGRSGFAQGPAIMTIADLSQMITKAYIAEVDIPNVEVGQAAEIRTDAYDDKVFQGRVKEISPLAQVRPGESVTKFEVQVEVLGSPPELRPGMNVDVDIIVADRQSVAQLPIETLIEKQKVIVHATVPGGELSSLTRNQKVDVESRSGKRYPGRISRIEPASRRNVVVFIDDDAPKGLRAGEQVLTLVTLKEQEKKKPEDDRRIEDIPVLVESDRKQLVMVPDGDAPEEAKKPFWARLLPGPKKVDRPKGIETEIKAGLRNDVAFEVVSGLGVGDHVVIPELRDLVSSQRPGPGR encoded by the coding sequence ATGCGCAGGCACAGTACGCGCAGGCGACGACCAGCCAGATACGAGCGTTCTACGACTACAAGATCGCGCAGCGCGCGCTTGACCGGGCCGTCGGCAAGCGCCCCTAGGATCGTCGGAAGGGCGTGCTTCATGACCCGACTTCGAGCGGCGGTGATTCTCGTCGTCGGTGTGGTGGCGGTTGCAGGGGGAGGCTGGTACGCGGCGAACGTTCTGGCGCAAGGGAAGCCCAAGGACGATTCCAAGCAGAGGACCGAAGTCGTCAAGTCGGCGCCGTTCGTCGTCAAGATACGGGAGACCGGCACCCTCGAGGCGCTGCTGTCGGTCAACGTCAAATCGAACGTCGAAGGCGAGATCAAGCAACTGCTGGTTCACGAGGGCGATCTCGTCATCGCGGGTCAGCCATTGATCCAGCTCGATGATCGTCAGCTTCGCGAACAGAAGAACCAGGCGGATGCGGGGCTACTGGCGGCACAGGCGCAGTGGGAGCAAGCGAAGCGCAACGTCGGTCTGACCGACATCCAGCAGAACAGCGCGCTCGCAGAGGCTGAAGACTCGCAGCGGATTGCCGGCGCTGCCCTGGAAGCCGCGCAGAGGACAACAGTCCAGCAGCTGACCTCGGCGCAGCTCGAGATCACGTCCAGCGGGGCGGCGCTGGAGCAGGAGCGCATCGGCGTCGAACAGGCAAAGATCGCCCTGACGCAGGCAGAGCTGGCAGCGGACACCGCCAAGTCGCAGCAGGACTCGGCGAAGGTCTCGCTGACGAACGCCCAAGCCGAGGTCTCGCGGATGCGCGAGCTCTATTCGAAGAAGTTCGTGTCGAAGAGCCAGCTCGAGTCGGCTGAGGCAAGCTATGCGAGCGCCAAGACGGCTCACGAGCAGGCGATCAAAAACGTCGCGACCAGAGCAGAGGCGGTGCGGTCCCAGGAACAGGCTTTGGCTGCCGCCCGGTCGTCATTGCAGAACCGGGAGAGCGTACTCAAGTATCAGCGCGAGAATCTCGACACGTTGGAGCGCTCGCGTGAGGCGTTCGAGCGTCAGGCGGAGCTCCAACTCGCCACGGCGGACACGCGCCTCAAGCGCGTGCTCGACTCGGTGGACCCGGAGAAGGAGAACAGCAAGTCTGCGCTGACGACCGCCTACTCCAATCTGCTGCGAGCACAGAGCACGCTGAAGACCGTCAACGAACAGCTCGGGTGGACCCGGATCGTCGCTCCGGTCTCCGGGACGATCATCCAGTTGGTAGTCGAGGAGGGCGAGATCGTCGTGTCGGGCCGTTCGGGGTTCGCTCAGGGGCCCGCCATCATGACGATTGCGGACCTGTCCCAGATGATCACGAAGGCCTACATCGCCGAGGTGGACATACCCAACGTCGAAGTGGGGCAGGCGGCTGAGATCCGCACCGACGCCTACGATGACAAGGTGTTCCAGGGGCGCGTCAAGGAGATATCGCCGCTCGCACAGGTTCGCCCTGGTGAGAGCGTTACGAAGTTCGAGGTCCAGGTCGAGGTGCTCGGTTCGCCGCCGGAGCTTCGTCCTGGGATGAATGTCGATGTGGACATCATCGTTGCGGACAGGCAGTCCGTCGCTCAGCTTCCGATCGAGACGCTCATCGAAAAGCAGAAAGTCATCGTCCATGCGACGGTGCCCGGCGGAGAGCTCTCGTCACTGACTCGGAATCAGAAGGTGGACGTCGAGTCGAGGTCGGGGAAGCGCTATCCCGGACGTATCTCACGCATTGAGCCGGCAAGCAGGCGCAACGTGGTCGTGTTCATCGACGACGACGCGCCCAAAGGCTTGCGCGCCGGCGAGCAGGTGCTGACGCTCGTCACGCTCAAGGAGCAGGAGAAGAAGAAGCCTGAAGACGACCGGCGCATCGAAGACATCCCGGTGCTCGTCGAGAGCGATCGGAAGCAGCTCGTCATGGTGCCCGACGGAGACGCGCCGGAAGAGGCGAAGAAGCCGTTCTGGGCGCGGTTGCTGCCCGGACCGAAGAAGGTAGACCGTCCCAAGGGCATCGAGACCGAAATCAAGGCTGGTCTGAGGAATGACGTGGCGTTCGAAGTGGTTTCAGGACTGGGCGTGGGCGACCACGTGGTCATCCCGGAACTGCGCGATCTCGTGAGCTCGCAGCGTCCGGGTCCGGGCAGGTAA
- a CDS encoding ABC transporter ATP-binding protein: MKDGNGDRGGGGDVLIDVKDLTKVYEMGDVRVHALRGVTVQISRGEMVAIMGPSGSGKSTMMDILGCLAKPTAGTYFLDGLNIGEVSDNRLAEIRNKKVGFVFQSFNLLPRMSAMHNVELPLIYSGEGRRERRRRAMEALASVGLADRAHHKSNELSGGQIQRVAIARALVTKPTIIFADEPTGNLDSKTGIEVMGIFSQLHEQGNTLLMVTHEPDIAGYCQRIIRLRDGVVEADQWIREMSPLARQVHGEQPIVSAPTHYAD; the protein is encoded by the coding sequence ATGAAAGATGGCAACGGCGATCGGGGGGGCGGCGGCGACGTCTTGATCGACGTCAAGGACCTCACCAAGGTCTATGAGATGGGCGACGTTCGCGTGCACGCTCTGAGGGGGGTGACGGTCCAGATATCGCGCGGCGAGATGGTCGCGATCATGGGCCCTTCCGGTTCGGGAAAATCGACGATGATGGATATCCTCGGCTGCCTCGCCAAGCCGACTGCGGGAACCTACTTCTTAGACGGGCTCAACATCGGCGAGGTGAGCGACAACCGGCTCGCCGAGATTCGGAACAAGAAGGTCGGGTTCGTCTTCCAATCGTTCAACCTGCTGCCCCGAATGTCCGCCATGCACAACGTGGAACTGCCGCTCATCTACAGCGGCGAAGGCAGGCGCGAACGGCGGCGGCGCGCGATGGAAGCTCTCGCGTCCGTGGGCTTGGCGGACCGAGCCCATCACAAGTCCAACGAGCTTTCAGGCGGGCAAATCCAGCGCGTGGCAATCGCCCGGGCTCTGGTCACCAAGCCGACGATCATCTTCGCCGATGAACCGACCGGCAACCTGGATTCGAAGACCGGCATCGAGGTTATGGGGATCTTCTCGCAGCTTCACGAGCAGGGGAACACACTGCTCATGGTCACTCACGAACCCGACATCGCCGGGTACTGCCAGCGGATCATCCGTCTTCGGGATGGAGTCGTCGAAGCCGATCAGTGGATCCGCGAGATGTCGCCCTTGGCTCGCCAAGTTCACGGCGAGCAGCCCATCGTGTCCGCCCCGACCCACTACGCCGACTAG
- a CDS encoding TIM barrel protein, translating into MKLGMVTYNLGRAWSVDAIIEHCTQTGFEGVELRTTHAHGVEISLTASERSEIKLRFADSPVALAGLGSAFEYHSIDADEVRRNIDGTKLYARLARDVGAPGIKVRPNGLPKDVPVYRTLEQIGLALRECAQHASGIGVEVRLEVHGGGTSELPHIRTILDYADHANLRVCWNSNATDVVGGSIRDTFALVRGAIGLVHITELWNPSYPYRDLFALLADSGYDGFCLAEIAESSEPDRLMRYYRALFDAMQP; encoded by the coding sequence ATGAAGCTCGGGATGGTCACCTACAACCTGGGACGCGCTTGGTCCGTCGACGCGATCATCGAGCACTGCACTCAGACGGGGTTCGAGGGAGTCGAGCTCCGAACGACGCACGCTCACGGCGTCGAAATCAGTCTTACGGCATCGGAGAGGTCCGAGATCAAACTCCGCTTCGCCGACAGCCCCGTCGCGTTGGCTGGGCTCGGCAGCGCGTTCGAGTACCACTCGATCGACGCTGACGAGGTTCGCCGTAACATCGACGGGACCAAGCTCTACGCGCGGCTCGCGCGCGACGTGGGCGCGCCCGGCATCAAAGTCCGTCCCAACGGGCTCCCAAAGGACGTGCCGGTGTACCGAACGCTCGAGCAGATCGGGCTCGCGCTCCGCGAGTGCGCCCAGCATGCGTCGGGAATCGGCGTCGAGGTGCGGCTCGAAGTGCACGGCGGTGGTACGTCGGAATTGCCGCACATCCGCACGATCCTCGACTACGCCGACCACGCGAACCTTCGGGTGTGCTGGAACTCGAACGCGACAGACGTCGTCGGTGGGTCCATCCGCGACACCTTCGCGCTCGTTCGCGGCGCGATCGGGCTGGTTCACATCACGGAGCTGTGGAACCCGTCGTATCCGTATCGGGACCTGTTTGCCCTGCTTGCGGATAGCGGCTACGACGGGTTCTGCCTCGCGGAGATCGCCGAGAGCTCGGAGCCTGACCGGCTGATGCGTTACTATCGCGCCCTGTTCGACGCGATGCAGCCCTGA
- a CDS encoding tetratricopeptide repeat protein has translation MGPLSWVRGLAVAFVLALSAGCASVGVAVPGVQQSDRVSEGDRLRDRVATSRTNQEASQSRLELARYYMDRADFDERGVDVLRELVALGPQHETAAEAHWRLAQYAIRSERYGDARDSLLTVILDIGSSAFDADSRADLGLVHERLADPLSAADAYQGFLARHATHRRAEAVRERLAELGVTTATARGSAQPKTSPDAAPRTVDEARRLDGAPERRVIGPATRPNARRLLESWKPSPTFGWNARSLLMGDGDRMFGGEELEQSLDGDGARLDDAVLGLGMVLYQMGEHARAGALFEKVVEMGVEDPEMSLALSVCYLKVGAAEAARRAFVDAHRLDASVLRRMLTHADSLTSRGDREEAQAVLSMLVGVDPAHDTDIRLRLERLSDP, from the coding sequence GTGGGCCCATTGTCTTGGGTCAGAGGGCTCGCCGTCGCCTTCGTGCTGGCTTTGTCGGCGGGATGCGCGTCGGTGGGTGTCGCCGTGCCCGGCGTGCAGCAGAGCGACCGCGTGTCGGAAGGCGACCGCCTTCGCGACCGAGTGGCGACATCCCGGACCAACCAAGAAGCCTCCCAGTCGCGCCTGGAGCTGGCGCGGTATTACATGGATCGCGCCGATTTCGACGAGCGCGGCGTCGATGTCCTTCGCGAGCTCGTCGCCCTCGGACCTCAGCACGAGACAGCCGCAGAGGCGCATTGGCGGCTCGCCCAGTACGCGATCCGATCCGAGCGGTACGGGGACGCACGGGACAGCCTCCTGACCGTCATTCTGGATATCGGCAGCAGCGCGTTCGACGCGGACTCTCGAGCCGACCTCGGCTTGGTCCACGAGCGCCTGGCAGACCCGTTGTCCGCGGCGGACGCTTACCAGGGGTTCCTCGCGCGACATGCGACGCATCGCCGTGCTGAGGCAGTGAGGGAACGGCTCGCGGAGCTCGGCGTGACGACTGCAACGGCGCGAGGGAGCGCTCAGCCCAAGACGTCGCCGGACGCGGCACCCCGGACCGTGGACGAAGCGCGGCGTCTCGATGGAGCGCCCGAACGTCGCGTGATCGGTCCGGCGACACGACCCAACGCCAGAAGGCTGCTTGAGTCGTGGAAGCCTTCGCCGACTTTCGGATGGAATGCGCGCTCATTGTTGATGGGCGACGGCGACAGGATGTTCGGCGGCGAGGAGCTCGAGCAGTCTCTCGACGGCGACGGGGCTCGTCTGGACGATGCCGTTCTCGGGCTGGGCATGGTTCTCTACCAGATGGGGGAGCACGCTCGAGCGGGAGCCCTGTTCGAGAAGGTCGTCGAGATGGGCGTCGAGGACCCTGAGATGTCGCTCGCGCTCTCCGTCTGCTACCTGAAGGTCGGGGCTGCCGAAGCCGCGAGGCGAGCGTTCGTCGACGCGCACAGGCTGGACGCTTCGGTCCTGCGGCGGATGCTGACACACGCGGACTCTCTGACCTCGCGTGGGGATCGAGAAGAGGCTCAAGCCGTGCTGTCGATGTTAGTCGGCGTCGATCCGGCGCACGACACTGACATACGACTGCGCCTCGAGCGGCTGTCTGACCCATGA
- a CDS encoding sigma-70 family RNA polymerase sigma factor, translated as MRHATSDATGRATVDVPRLFAPAEVDLGIAEEATDAREAFASVVMKYREPVYRVAVHMMRNHEDADDVVQETFLRAYRALDRFRGDASMGTYLYRTVTNVCLNRLRARDRARRFLGLLSWHGQKSSPPPSRELLASEATEVVRAAVGSLPPKLRAALVLSEFEGLTAPQIAEVLQIPDGTVRSRLHLARAKLREKLADYVRG; from the coding sequence ATGAGGCATGCCACCTCCGACGCAACCGGAAGGGCGACTGTGGATGTGCCGCGCCTGTTCGCTCCAGCCGAGGTTGACCTCGGCATCGCGGAGGAGGCGACCGATGCGCGCGAAGCCTTTGCATCGGTCGTGATGAAGTACCGCGAGCCGGTGTACCGGGTGGCTGTGCACATGATGCGGAACCACGAGGACGCCGACGATGTGGTCCAGGAGACGTTCCTGAGAGCATATCGCGCCCTCGACCGATTCCGAGGCGACGCGTCGATGGGGACGTACCTTTACCGAACCGTAACGAACGTGTGCCTGAACCGGCTTCGGGCGCGCGACCGAGCTCGACGGTTCCTGGGTCTTCTCTCATGGCATGGACAGAAATCGTCTCCGCCTCCGAGCCGAGAGTTGCTTGCGTCCGAAGCGACGGAGGTGGTCCGGGCGGCGGTCGGCTCACTGCCTCCCAAACTCCGGGCGGCGTTGGTTCTCAGCGAGTTCGAGGGTCTGACCGCGCCGCAGATCGCCGAAGTCCTGCAGATCCCCGATGGGACCGTGCGGTCGCGTCTGCACTTGGCTCGAGCGAAGCTGCGCGAGAAGCTCGCCGACTACGTTCGGGGCTAG